One genomic window of Microbacterium sp. BH-3-3-3 includes the following:
- a CDS encoding PDZ domain-containing protein — MTLFDDNASVVPASPQRWRRSTVAGLWSLAIAVILLFVMTFLPSAYVIQQPGPVFDTLGTSTNAEGEEVPLISVPDEDDDTSTGQLDLLTVQVSGNRERTPSWIELALAWFDRSRAVVPIDRIFPAGQTTEQRNTENAALMTDSQVESSAAALRALGYDVPQQIAVATVDDSGAAAGLLQQNDVLTTVDGVTAPNVDAVRAAVQAAAGAPVTIGYERDGAAGTVEITPRQTDVNGQQQYLLGVGLMLSFDLPVDVKIQLNDVGGPSAGMMFALGIIDKMSPGDLTGGQHIAGTGTIDADGNVGPIGGIRQKLYGARDAGATWFLAPAANCNEVVGHVPDGIRVFSTSTLQESLTVLQTIRDGGDLDALPTCGSGS; from the coding sequence GTGACCCTGTTCGACGACAACGCCTCCGTCGTGCCCGCATCGCCGCAGCGGTGGCGGCGCAGCACCGTCGCGGGCCTGTGGTCGCTCGCGATCGCCGTGATCCTGCTGTTCGTGATGACCTTCCTGCCGTCGGCGTACGTCATCCAGCAGCCCGGCCCCGTGTTCGACACCCTCGGCACCTCGACCAACGCCGAGGGCGAGGAGGTGCCGCTGATCAGCGTGCCCGACGAGGACGACGACACCTCCACCGGTCAGCTCGACCTGCTCACCGTGCAGGTCAGCGGCAACCGCGAGCGCACACCGTCGTGGATCGAGCTCGCGCTGGCCTGGTTCGACCGCTCGCGCGCCGTGGTGCCGATCGACCGCATCTTCCCCGCCGGGCAGACGACCGAGCAGCGCAACACCGAGAACGCCGCCCTCATGACCGACTCGCAGGTCGAGTCCTCGGCCGCGGCGCTGCGGGCGCTGGGCTACGACGTGCCGCAGCAGATCGCCGTCGCAACCGTCGACGACTCGGGTGCGGCGGCCGGCCTGCTGCAGCAGAACGACGTCCTCACCACGGTCGACGGCGTCACGGCGCCGAACGTCGACGCCGTGCGCGCGGCGGTGCAGGCAGCCGCCGGTGCGCCGGTGACGATCGGCTACGAGCGCGACGGCGCAGCCGGGACGGTCGAGATCACCCCGCGCCAGACCGACGTCAACGGTCAGCAGCAGTACCTGCTGGGCGTCGGCCTCATGCTCTCGTTCGACCTCCCCGTCGACGTCAAGATCCAGCTGAACGACGTGGGCGGCCCGAGCGCCGGCATGATGTTCGCCCTCGGCATCATCGACAAGATGTCCCCGGGCGACCTCACGGGCGGACAACACATCGCCGGCACCGGCACGATCGACGCCGACGGCAACGTGGGACCCATCGGCGGCATCCGGCAGAAGCTCTACGGAGCACGGGATGCCGGGGCCACCTGGTTCCTCGCACCCGCGGCGAACTGCAACGAGGTCGTCGGCCACGTGCCCGACGGCATCCGGGTGTTCTCCACCTCGACGCTCCAGGAGTCGCTCACGGTGCTCCAGACGATCCGCGACGGAGGCGATCTCGACGCCCTCCCGACGTGTGGTTCGGGATCGTAG
- the nudC gene encoding NAD(+) diphosphatase, translating to MPLPASSPHDHTSLDHPIDSAFDRSAIERDRVDLLDSLREAADTRVLAVRRDAAPVADAHLRLVSVPEVDEALEWAFLGRTADGAGVLLAVLADDAELDGIPDAAWMALRTGGGYLPAAEAEVLTTAVALAGWLRDAPFCPACGARTLLGQAGWSRHCPSCGRQHFPRTDPAVIVLVTGGENDDRVLLGANAAWGGDRYSCFAGFGEAGESLEETVEREVTEESGVRLRDIAYRGSQAWPYPRSLMLGFRARAVDVDEARPDGDEIVEVRWFDRGEIAAALRGEGSVQLPGPASIARRLIDGWVRGDA from the coding sequence ATGCCGCTTCCCGCGTCTTCGCCGCACGATCACACGTCGCTCGACCACCCGATCGACTCGGCCTTCGACCGATCGGCGATCGAGCGGGATCGCGTCGATCTGCTCGACTCCCTGCGTGAGGCGGCCGATACGCGCGTGCTGGCCGTCCGACGTGATGCGGCGCCCGTCGCCGACGCTCACCTGCGACTGGTGAGCGTGCCCGAAGTCGACGAGGCGCTCGAGTGGGCGTTCCTGGGCAGGACGGCCGACGGTGCGGGGGTGCTCCTGGCCGTACTCGCCGACGACGCCGAGCTCGACGGCATCCCGGACGCCGCGTGGATGGCGCTGCGCACCGGGGGAGGCTATCTGCCCGCTGCCGAGGCCGAGGTGCTCACGACGGCCGTGGCTCTGGCCGGCTGGCTGCGCGATGCGCCGTTCTGCCCGGCCTGCGGCGCCCGCACCCTGCTCGGACAGGCCGGATGGTCGCGCCACTGCCCCTCGTGCGGCCGCCAGCACTTCCCCCGCACCGACCCGGCGGTGATCGTGCTGGTCACCGGCGGCGAGAACGACGACCGCGTGCTGCTCGGCGCGAACGCGGCCTGGGGTGGGGACCGGTATTCGTGCTTCGCGGGCTTCGGCGAGGCGGGGGAGTCGCTCGAAGAGACGGTGGAGCGCGAGGTCACCGAGGAATCGGGTGTGCGCCTGCGCGACATCGCGTATCGCGGCTCCCAGGCCTGGCCGTATCCGCGGTCGCTCATGCTGGGCTTCCGGGCCCGGGCCGTCGACGTCGACGAGGCCCGACCCGACGGCGACGAGATCGTCGAGGTGCGCTGGTTCGACCGCGGCGAGATCGCCGCCGCCCTGCGCGGCGAGGGATCGGTGCAGCTGCCCGGACCCGCCTCCATCGCCCGGCGTCTGATCGACGGCTGGGTTCGGGGCGACGCGTGA
- a CDS encoding UPF0182 family protein, which translates to MTTTSAPNQATPPNRSRRIISITLAVIAALLVAFFVFANLYSDWLWFAQLGFTEVLTTQWIGRTVMFVVGFLAMAVPVWGVIQLAYRLRPVYARLSSQLDRYQEVVEPLRRLAMWGIPIFFGFFAGFAASAQWETTWLWFNGVATSVTDPQFGLDTGFYLFGMPFYAAALGFASAVVLVSLLLTAVVSYLYGSVRVGQRELRISKAARIQLAILAGVYLLLQGASLWLDRFRTLVEPSERITGPGYVGANAVIPGQTILAIAAVIVAAAFFVTAFIGRWRYPLIATALLVVSAIVVGAAIPWAVNTFQVRPNELALESQYYQRNLDGTKAAYGIDGVEKEDFQAETQAQAGQLRNDAESTAQLRIMDPAIIGPTVRQLEQYRAYYQFNTPLDVDRYTIDGQTQDTVVSLRELNIGQLGDAASWQNTTLVYTHGYGMVAAAGNERTADGDPVFLEQAIPGTGFLTDLKYEPRVYFGEQSPAYSIVGGEEGGEQIELDYPLGADGGSETRTTFAGDGGPSVGNVFNRLIYALKFQSEQILFSDYVNSESQILYDRNPKERVQKLAPYLTLDSDPYPTVVDGRIKWVIDGYTTSANYPYSSGVSLSQAIADSNNPAPTYALDDINYIRNSVKATVDAYDGSVSLYAWDDEDPLLKAWQNIYPTTIKPWTDMSADLMSHVRYPTDLMKVQRSMLGVYHVDDARSFFQQDNRWTTPNDPQDPAAFQPPYYLTMKMPSQDDPSYSMFTSFIPASQGGQARNVLTGYLAVDSNAGDQKGTKRDDYGRLRMLVIDSSTTVPGPGQVQNTFDSDTNVSSQINILKQGQSQVLNGNLLTLPVGGGLLYVQPVFVQSSGDTKLPQLRRVLVAFGNKIAFENTLSEALDTLFGGDSGANTGDETVTPTDQGDGTGNTGGTTPTVPAGDYAAALAEARSALEARQSALTSGDLAAFATQDARLTAAVQRLLDLESEGQGGTVSLDPSATPTPEATPAG; encoded by the coding sequence GTGACCACGACCTCAGCGCCGAACCAGGCCACGCCCCCGAACCGCTCACGACGGATCATCTCGATCACCCTGGCGGTGATCGCAGCTCTCCTCGTCGCCTTCTTCGTCTTCGCGAACCTGTACTCCGATTGGCTGTGGTTCGCCCAGCTCGGCTTCACGGAGGTGCTGACCACCCAGTGGATCGGGCGCACCGTGATGTTCGTCGTGGGCTTCCTCGCGATGGCGGTGCCTGTGTGGGGCGTCATCCAGCTCGCTTACCGACTCCGCCCCGTCTACGCGCGTCTGAGCTCGCAGCTCGACCGCTACCAGGAGGTCGTCGAGCCGCTGCGCCGCCTGGCGATGTGGGGCATCCCGATCTTCTTCGGCTTCTTCGCCGGGTTCGCGGCATCCGCCCAGTGGGAGACCACCTGGCTGTGGTTCAACGGGGTCGCCACCTCGGTCACCGACCCCCAGTTCGGCCTCGACACCGGCTTCTACCTATTCGGGATGCCGTTCTACGCGGCCGCGCTCGGCTTCGCCTCGGCCGTCGTGCTCGTCAGCCTGCTGCTCACCGCCGTGGTGTCGTACCTCTACGGCTCGGTGCGGGTCGGTCAGCGCGAACTGCGCATCTCGAAGGCCGCGCGCATCCAGCTCGCGATCCTCGCCGGTGTCTACCTGCTGCTGCAGGGTGCGAGCCTCTGGCTCGACCGCTTCCGCACGCTCGTCGAGCCGTCGGAGCGCATCACCGGACCGGGTTACGTCGGTGCCAACGCCGTTATCCCCGGACAGACGATCCTGGCGATCGCGGCGGTCATCGTCGCGGCGGCGTTCTTCGTCACGGCTTTCATCGGCCGCTGGCGCTACCCGCTCATCGCCACCGCGCTGCTGGTCGTCTCGGCGATCGTCGTCGGTGCCGCGATCCCGTGGGCGGTGAACACCTTCCAGGTGCGCCCGAACGAGCTCGCCCTCGAGAGCCAGTACTACCAACGCAACCTCGATGGGACGAAGGCCGCGTACGGCATCGACGGTGTCGAGAAAGAAGACTTCCAGGCCGAGACGCAGGCCCAGGCCGGTCAGCTGCGCAACGACGCCGAGTCCACCGCGCAGCTGCGCATCATGGACCCCGCGATCATCGGCCCCACCGTGCGTCAGCTCGAGCAGTATCGCGCGTACTACCAGTTCAACACCCCGCTCGACGTCGACCGGTACACGATCGACGGCCAGACGCAGGACACCGTCGTGTCGCTGCGCGAGCTGAACATCGGTCAGCTGGGCGATGCCGCATCGTGGCAGAACACGACCCTCGTCTACACCCACGGCTACGGCATGGTGGCGGCGGCGGGCAACGAGCGCACCGCCGACGGCGACCCGGTCTTCCTCGAGCAGGCCATCCCCGGCACCGGTTTCCTCACCGACCTCAAGTACGAGCCGCGCGTGTACTTCGGCGAGCAGTCGCCGGCGTACTCGATCGTGGGTGGAGAAGAGGGCGGTGAGCAGATCGAGCTCGACTACCCGCTGGGTGCCGACGGGGGCAGCGAGACCCGCACGACCTTCGCCGGCGACGGCGGACCGAGCGTCGGCAACGTGTTCAACCGGCTCATCTACGCGCTGAAGTTCCAGTCCGAGCAGATCCTGTTCTCGGACTACGTCAACTCCGAGTCGCAGATCCTGTACGACCGCAACCCGAAGGAGCGCGTGCAGAAGCTCGCGCCCTACCTGACCCTCGACAGCGACCCGTACCCCACGGTCGTCGACGGACGCATCAAGTGGGTCATCGACGGCTACACCACGAGCGCGAACTACCCCTACTCGTCGGGCGTGTCGCTGTCGCAGGCCATCGCGGACTCGAACAACCCGGCCCCCACCTACGCGCTGGATGACATCAACTACATCCGCAACTCGGTGAAGGCCACGGTCGACGCGTACGACGGTTCCGTGAGCCTCTACGCCTGGGACGACGAAGACCCGCTGCTCAAGGCATGGCAGAACATCTACCCCACGACGATCAAGCCGTGGACCGACATGTCCGCCGATCTCATGAGCCACGTGCGGTATCCCACCGACCTCATGAAGGTGCAGCGCTCGATGCTCGGCGTCTACCACGTCGACGACGCGCGCTCCTTCTTCCAGCAGGACAACCGGTGGACGACGCCGAACGACCCGCAGGACCCGGCCGCCTTCCAGCCGCCGTACTACCTGACCATGAAGATGCCGAGCCAGGACGACCCGTCTTACTCGATGTTCACGAGCTTCATCCCAGCCTCGCAGGGCGGGCAGGCTCGAAACGTGTTGACGGGCTACCTCGCCGTCGACTCGAACGCGGGCGATCAGAAGGGGACGAAGCGCGACGACTACGGCCGATTGCGCATGCTGGTGATCGATTCGTCGACCACGGTGCCCGGACCCGGACAGGTGCAGAACACGTTCGACTCCGACACCAACGTGTCGTCGCAGATCAACATCCTGAAACAGGGACAGTCGCAGGTGCTCAACGGCAACCTGCTGACCCTCCCGGTCGGCGGCGGTCTGCTCTACGTGCAGCCGGTGTTCGTGCAGTCGTCGGGTGACACCAAGCTCCCGCAGCTGCGGCGAGTCCTCGTGGCGTTCGGTAACAAGATCGCGTTCGAGAACACCCTGAGCGAAGCGCTCGACACCCTGTTCGGCGGTGACTCCGGAGCCAACACCGGCGACGAGACGGTCACCCCGACCGACCAGGGCGACGGCACCGGGAACACCGGGGGCACCACCCCGACGGTTCCGGCCGGTGACTACGCGGCCGCGCTGGCCGAGGCACGCAGTGCCCTCGAAGCGCGTCAGTCGGCGTTGACGAGCGGAGACCTCGCGGCCTTCGCGACGCAGGACGCCCGCCTCACCGCGGCCGTCCAGCGCCTGCTCGACCTCGAGAGCGAAGGCCAGGGCGGCACGGTGTCGCTCGACCCGTCGGCGACCCCGACCCCCGAGGCCACCCCCGCGGGCTGA
- a CDS encoding lycopene cyclase domain-containing protein codes for MTYPLIVLPFVIVTVLVTLATLRRPRFAERMVSSGLTALVLVGLTLVFDNLMIAVDLFSYPEEHLSGLRLGLAPIEDFAYPLCAAFLVPAVYTLLSSRSPSPQPSPSRSSRKDPA; via the coding sequence GTGACGTACCCGCTGATCGTGTTGCCGTTCGTGATCGTCACGGTCCTCGTGACGCTGGCCACGCTCCGGCGTCCGCGTTTCGCCGAGCGCATGGTCTCGTCGGGGCTCACCGCCCTCGTCCTGGTGGGTCTCACCCTCGTGTTCGACAACCTCATGATCGCCGTCGACCTGTTCTCGTACCCCGAGGAGCACCTGAGCGGGCTGCGTCTCGGCCTCGCCCCGATCGAGGACTTCGCGTACCCGCTGTGCGCCGCGTTCCTCGTGCCCGCGGTGTACACCCTGCTGTCGTCGCGGTCTCCGTCGCCGCAGCCCTCACCCTCGCGTTCGTCGCGGAAGGACCCCGCATGA
- a CDS encoding prenyltransferase: protein MTTPAALTPAHVLRELFVSSRPVSWINTAFPFAAAYLLTTRQIDAPLIVGAIFFLVPYNLAMYGVNDVFDYESDLRNPRKGGTHGAVLDKRMHRITLWASALSCVPFVVYLVAIGSPLSWLVLATSLFFVVFYSAPPLRLKERPFADSMTSSIHFFSPAVYGLVLAGATWTWQLVAVLVAFALWGIASHAFGAVQDVEADRAADISSIATARGARWTVRFALVAYALAGVAMLLTAWPGPLAAVLVIPYLVVCWPYRNVTDAESDRATAGWNRFLWLNQIAGFGTTMLLIWWWFLSA, encoded by the coding sequence ATGACCACCCCCGCCGCCCTTACCCCCGCGCACGTGCTGCGCGAGCTGTTCGTGTCCTCGCGGCCGGTGAGCTGGATCAACACCGCCTTCCCCTTCGCCGCGGCGTACCTGCTCACGACCCGGCAGATCGACGCCCCGCTCATCGTCGGCGCGATCTTCTTCCTCGTGCCGTACAACCTCGCGATGTACGGGGTGAACGACGTCTTCGACTACGAGTCCGACCTGCGCAACCCGCGCAAGGGCGGCACCCACGGCGCCGTGCTCGACAAGCGCATGCACCGCATCACCCTGTGGGCCTCGGCGCTGTCGTGCGTGCCGTTCGTGGTGTACCTCGTCGCCATCGGATCGCCGCTGTCGTGGCTCGTGCTGGCCACCAGCCTGTTCTTCGTCGTGTTCTACTCCGCCCCTCCCCTGCGGCTGAAGGAGCGCCCGTTCGCCGACTCGATGACGAGCAGCATCCACTTCTTCTCGCCCGCCGTGTACGGCCTCGTGCTCGCCGGGGCGACGTGGACCTGGCAGCTCGTCGCCGTGCTTGTCGCCTTCGCGCTGTGGGGCATCGCCTCGCACGCCTTCGGCGCCGTGCAGGACGTCGAAGCCGACCGCGCCGCCGACATCTCGTCGATCGCCACGGCGCGCGGCGCCCGCTGGACCGTGCGCTTCGCACTCGTCGCCTACGCCCTGGCCGGAGTCGCCATGCTGCTCACCGCGTGGCCGGGGCCGCTGGCCGCCGTGCTCGTCATCCCGTACCTCGTCGTCTGCTGGCCGTACCGCAACGTCACCGATGCCGAGAGCGACCGCGCCACCGCCGGATGGAACCGCTTCCTCTGGCTCAACCAGATCGCCGGCTTCGGCACGACGATGCTGCTGATCTGGTGGTGGTTCCTGAGCGCCTGA
- a CDS encoding lycopene cyclase domain-containing protein: protein MPGIYLGAILFSFAGMIAIDLKFGLALRVAPVRTSAAVLLSTAFFLVWDVVGIVTGVFVKGESPLFIGVTLAPHLPLEEVFFLLFLSYLSIVMFAVFERRAARRRGLGVSAQHPAGAPGERP, encoded by the coding sequence GTGCCGGGGATCTACCTGGGCGCGATCCTCTTCTCTTTTGCCGGCATGATCGCGATCGATCTGAAGTTCGGTCTGGCCCTGCGCGTCGCCCCGGTGCGCACCAGTGCCGCGGTATTGCTGTCGACGGCGTTCTTCCTCGTCTGGGACGTCGTCGGCATCGTCACCGGAGTGTTCGTCAAGGGCGAGAGCCCGCTGTTCATCGGGGTCACGCTCGCCCCTCACCTGCCCCTCGAGGAAGTCTTCTTCCTGCTGTTCCTCAGCTACCTGTCGATCGTGATGTTCGCGGTGTTCGAGCGGCGCGCGGCGCGGCGACGGGGGCTCGGCGTCTCGGCGCAGCACCCCGCGGGGGCGCCCGGGGAGCGGCCGTGA
- a CDS encoding zinc-dependent metalloprotease: protein MRRLMSGDTSGIDPEQLSRLSGMQIDPAMLQQVMNQLQGAFAGTQEGVDWSLAERQALHIANQDGLGVSTGQRTDIDQAFTLAGLWLGEATTISDLPRPPRVVTRGAWVSATLPLWQELAEPVATSIADALTEALGQQAPDDMQEMIAGAGRLMRTVGGSLFATQLGHVVGRLSTEVVGGGDVGIPVMPEGDAAILPQNFADFGLDLEIPDDQLALYLATRELAHARLFRHARWLRLHVIAQVRDFAHGIRVDTDALEDLASRFDPSQPEELRGALESGALLPARSEEQTAALTRLENLLATIEGWVDVVTEDATSRLPSAARIAEAVRRRRAVGGPAEQALGSLVGLELRPRRMREAAAMWRSVTDAVGVAGRDALWDYPDLMPSADDIDDPAALIARLTAASRGEAAPSDAMDDALAQLIAEETSGDGRDGATDADSSADEALPGDVLPGDVLPGDVLPDDARRDDDRRDDDGTPGDQRPV from the coding sequence ATGCGTCGCCTCATGTCGGGCGACACCAGCGGCATCGACCCCGAGCAGTTGTCGCGCCTCTCGGGCATGCAGATCGACCCGGCCATGCTGCAGCAGGTGATGAACCAACTGCAGGGCGCTTTCGCCGGCACGCAGGAGGGCGTCGACTGGAGCCTCGCCGAACGCCAGGCCCTGCACATCGCCAACCAGGACGGCCTCGGCGTGTCGACGGGTCAGCGCACCGACATCGACCAGGCGTTCACGCTCGCCGGTCTCTGGCTCGGCGAAGCGACGACCATCTCGGACCTTCCGCGTCCCCCGCGCGTGGTCACCCGCGGCGCCTGGGTGAGCGCGACCCTGCCCCTCTGGCAGGAGCTCGCCGAACCCGTCGCGACCAGCATCGCCGACGCGTTGACCGAGGCCCTCGGCCAGCAAGCGCCCGACGACATGCAAGAGATGATCGCGGGCGCCGGGCGGCTCATGCGCACGGTCGGCGGTTCTCTCTTCGCCACCCAGCTCGGGCACGTCGTCGGTCGCCTGTCGACCGAGGTCGTCGGCGGCGGCGATGTCGGCATCCCGGTCATGCCCGAGGGCGACGCGGCGATCCTGCCGCAGAACTTCGCGGACTTCGGTCTCGATCTCGAGATCCCCGACGACCAGCTCGCGCTGTACCTCGCCACGCGCGAGCTCGCGCACGCCCGCCTCTTCCGGCACGCCCGGTGGCTGCGGCTGCACGTCATCGCGCAGGTGCGCGACTTCGCCCACGGCATCCGCGTCGACACCGACGCCCTCGAAGACCTCGCCTCGCGCTTCGATCCGTCGCAGCCCGAAGAGCTGCGCGGCGCGCTCGAGAGCGGCGCGCTGCTGCCGGCGCGTTCCGAGGAGCAGACGGCGGCGTTGACGCGTCTCGAGAACCTCCTGGCGACGATCGAGGGCTGGGTCGACGTCGTCACCGAAGACGCCACCTCGCGCCTCCCGTCGGCGGCGCGCATCGCCGAGGCCGTGCGTCGACGCCGTGCCGTGGGCGGGCCCGCCGAGCAGGCGCTCGGTTCGCTCGTCGGGCTCGAACTGCGTCCGCGTCGCATGCGCGAGGCCGCCGCGATGTGGCGCTCCGTCACCGACGCCGTGGGCGTCGCCGGACGCGACGCGCTGTGGGACTACCCCGACCTCATGCCGTCGGCCGACGACATCGACGACCCCGCCGCCCTCATCGCCCGTCTGACCGCCGCATCACGGGGCGAAGCGGCTCCCTCGGATGCCATGGACGACGCTCTCGCCCAGCTCATCGCCGAAGAGACCAGCGGCGACGGTCGCGACGGGGCGACGGATGCCGATTCCTCGGCGGACGAGGCCCTCCCCGGCGACGTGCTCCCGGGCGATGTGCTCCCCGGCGACGTGCTCCCCGACGACGCGCGACGCGACGACGACCGGCGCGACGACGACGGCACCCCGGGCGACCAGCGCCCCGTCTGA
- a CDS encoding ATP-dependent helicase has product MTGPLDGLDEHQLEAARALRGPVCVLAGAGTGKTRVITRRIAHGVDTGAYSPQRVMAVTFTSKAAGEMRGRLRALGVTGVSARTFHAAALAQVNFFWPTLAGDQAPSIIDNKVRMLAHAADGVGLAPDTATLRDVAASIEWRKVTLRSVEQYAAERPEGVGRLGVDQVVALQRAYEKLKDERRQMDFEDVLLTCAGMIEAEPRVAAAVREQYRHFTVDEYQDVSPLQNRLLELWLGDRRDLCVVGDASQTVYSFTGADARYLLDFERTHDDARVVRLERNYRSSAPVLAVANDLMRGRAGALELVAARDDEAVVPTVRGFDDDEAEATAVARSIADSMKRGVDPHDIAVLYRSHAQSAALLSALSAVGVAASVLGGRKFFDLPEVRQALMALRAASVAPLETGFHATVRDVLRGMGLTDDPPEAGGALREAWEARAALLRLAEEAPDDMDLRAFTDDLQARARDQHEPTTRTVTLATLHAAKGLEWDHVYLVGVSEGLLPISYAKTFEAVDEERRLAYVGVTRAARTLSVSWARGRGRMERSPSRFLREIGSGSLHSVDAAARPAGTNRRAAAPTASSRRSAS; this is encoded by the coding sequence GTGACCGGCCCCCTCGACGGACTCGACGAGCACCAGCTGGAGGCGGCGCGCGCGCTGCGCGGACCGGTGTGCGTCCTCGCGGGCGCGGGGACAGGCAAGACCCGCGTCATCACCCGGCGTATCGCGCACGGCGTCGACACGGGCGCCTACTCGCCTCAGCGGGTCATGGCGGTCACCTTCACCTCGAAGGCGGCGGGCGAGATGCGGGGGCGGCTGCGGGCGCTCGGGGTGACGGGCGTCTCGGCGCGGACGTTCCACGCCGCGGCGTTGGCTCAGGTGAACTTCTTCTGGCCTACCCTCGCGGGCGACCAGGCGCCCTCGATCATCGACAACAAGGTGCGCATGCTCGCGCACGCCGCCGACGGGGTGGGGCTGGCGCCCGACACCGCGACCCTGCGGGATGTGGCCGCCTCGATCGAGTGGCGCAAAGTGACCCTGCGCTCGGTCGAGCAGTACGCCGCGGAGCGCCCCGAGGGCGTCGGTCGACTCGGGGTCGATCAGGTGGTCGCGTTGCAGCGGGCGTACGAGAAGCTCAAGGACGAGCGGCGTCAGATGGACTTCGAAGACGTGCTGCTCACCTGCGCGGGCATGATCGAGGCGGAGCCGCGGGTGGCCGCCGCCGTCCGCGAGCAGTACCGGCACTTCACCGTCGACGAGTATCAGGACGTCTCGCCCCTTCAGAACCGCCTGCTCGAGCTGTGGCTGGGCGACCGCCGCGACCTGTGCGTCGTCGGCGATGCCAGTCAGACGGTGTATTCGTTCACCGGGGCCGATGCCCGCTACCTGCTCGACTTCGAGCGGACCCACGACGACGCGCGCGTGGTGCGCCTGGAACGCAACTATCGCTCCAGTGCGCCGGTGCTGGCCGTCGCGAACGACCTCATGCGCGGCCGCGCGGGCGCTCTCGAACTGGTCGCCGCCCGCGACGACGAGGCGGTCGTCCCCACCGTCCGCGGGTTCGACGATGACGAAGCCGAGGCCACGGCCGTGGCCCGATCCATCGCCGATTCGATGAAGCGCGGCGTCGATCCGCACGACATCGCCGTGCTGTACCGCTCGCACGCGCAGTCGGCGGCGCTGCTGTCGGCGCTGTCGGCGGTGGGAGTGGCGGCATCCGTCCTGGGCGGGCGCAAGTTCTTCGACCTCCCCGAGGTGCGGCAGGCGCTCATGGCCCTGCGCGCGGCATCGGTGGCGCCGCTGGAGACGGGCTTCCACGCCACGGTCCGTGACGTTCTGCGCGGCATGGGGCTCACCGATGATCCCCCCGAGGCCGGGGGCGCCCTCCGCGAAGCGTGGGAGGCACGGGCGGCGCTGCTGCGCCTGGCCGAAGAGGCCCCGGACGACATGGACCTCCGCGCGTTCACCGACGACCTGCAGGCGCGCGCGCGCGACCAGCACGAGCCGACGACGCGCACGGTGACGCTGGCGACGCTGCACGCGGCCAAGGGTCTGGAATGGGATCACGTCTACCTCGTGGGGGTGAGCGAGGGCCTGCTGCCGATCTCGTACGCGAAGACCTTCGAGGCCGTCGACGAAGAACGTCGACTCGCCTACGTCGGGGTCACCCGTGCCGCGCGCACGCTCTCGGTCAGCTGGGCACGGGGACGCGGCCGGATGGAACGCTCGCCGTCGAGGTTCCTTCGAGAGATCGGCAGTGGCAGTCTGCACTCGGTCGATGCAGCTGCCAGACCCGCCGGAACGAATCGACGCGCAGCCGCACCGACCGCGTCGTCTCGGCGATCGGCGAGCTGA